From the genome of Candidatus Rhodoluna planktonica:
GCCTAGAATTTTTAGAGGGCAAGTCGCTACCGGGTCTAGAAACTCTGCGCTAATCAACGTCAAATTTAAGGATTCAAATGTCTAATCGTCTTCCCCTCATTGCCGGCAACTGGAAAATGAACCTTGACCACCAGCAGGCAATCGCTCTGGTCCAGAAACTTGCCTGGACTCTTAACGATGCTGGACACGACTACAAGAGCGTTGAAACCGCAGTTTTCCCACCATTCACCGACCTACGAAGTGTGCAAACACTTATCGATGCAGACAAAATCGAATTTTCGCTTGGTGCCCAAGACCTTTCTAAGCATGAAAGCGGAGCATTCACCGGTGAAATTGCCGGCTCTTTCCTAAAGAAGCTAGACGTCAAATTTGTCTTGGTTGGCCACTCTGAACGACGCAGCTACCACAACGAAAATGACGAAGTGGTACAAGCAAAGACAGCAGCCGCCTTTAAGCACGGACTCATCCCGGTGATCTGTGTCGGTGAAACACTAGAAGAACTTGAAAATGAGGGCGCTGCAGCAGTTCCGGTTAGACAAACCCTTGCTGCATTGGCAAACCATGCTGAACTCGGTGAATTCGTCATCGCCTACGAGCCAGTCTGGGCAATTGGCACCGGAAAAGTTGCAACCCCCGAAGAAGCAGCTCAGGTTTGCGCCAAAATTCGTGAAGCAATCGCAGACGCTCATTCGCCCGAAGTTGCCGCTGCAACGCGCATTCTTTACGGCGGTTCAGTTAAAGCGGCTAATGTTGCAGGCTTCCTAAAGAGCACCGAGGTTGATGGTGTTTTGGTTGGAGGGGCCAGCCTCGATGCCGAAGAATTCGCGGGGATCGTGCGCTTTCAGAAGCACATCAGCCTATAATTTTCTAGAACCCAAATAAAGGATTTACCATGGCCGCTCTACAAATTGCGCTCAACATCATGCTGGCAATCACCAGCCTTCTGTTGACCCTACTCATCCTGCTGCACAAAGGGCGCGGTGGCGGTCTGTCCGACATGTTTGGTGGTGGCGTCACCTCAAGCTTGCAAACCTCCGGTGTGGCTGAACGTAACCTCAACCGAATCACCATCATCCTTGGGCTTATCTGGGTTGTTGTGATTATCGCACTTGGTTTGTTCACCCGATTCAACCTCGCTGGCTAAGGAACTAAATGTCTAACGGAGGCTCAGCAATTCGAGGATCACGCATCGGCGCTGGTCCAATGGGTGAAACCGATCGTGGTTTCAAGGCAGACAGAGTAGTAATTAGTTACTACTGCGCTAATGGCCATGTTCAGTCACCCCAATTTGCAGCCAACGTCGACCCGGCCGAAATCCCAGAACAGCTAGACTGCCCAAATTGCGGTCTGCCATCGGGTCAAGACAAAGAGAACCCGCCAGTCATCGCCAAGCACGAGCCATACAAGACTCACCTGGCTTACGTCAAAGAGCGTCGCACTCAAGAGGAAGCGGATCAGCTACTTGAAGAGGCAGTCTCTGCGGTGCGCGAACGACGCATCAGACTTGCTGAAGCTGCTAAAGGCAAATAAAAACTAAGCAACCGGCTCAACAAAATTTCAGCCAGGGTAATTTTTGAGCTGTACTTCAGGTCAGTTAGACCAAACTGAACTTGCAGCCGCATTATCTAAAAACCATCTGGTCTCATCTTCACCATGTACTCGGCCGACAGGCAAACGCTCAGGTTGATCTGAAAAGGCAACCTCGACCGCTTTGGCTTTATCGCTTCCGGCTACTACAAACCAAATTTCCCGAGCTGAATTTAGAGCCTCATAGGTGAAACTCAAACGCTGGGGTGGAGGCTTAGGGGAGTTGCTCTCGGCCATCACCCATTCGCCGGCTGGGATTTCCGGCTTTTCTGGAAACAAACTTGCCACGTGACCATCCGGACCAATTCCGAGGAAAGCTAGGTCAAAAACGGGCTTAACCGCTTCTACATGTGAACTGAATTTAGCCAGCGCCTCGGCTAAAGAAAAGTTATCAGCGGCTGGAAATTCATGAACTTTGGCTGGGTCAAGACTTATCTTTTCAAGCAACGCTTTACGAGCCTGGTTGGCGTTTCTATCTTCGCTAGCTGCATCAACAAAACGCTCGTCACCCCACCAAAAATGAACCCGCTGCCAATCGATTGAGGAAGCCTCAGCTGTCTCGGCGATCGCAGCCAGGGTTGCGATTCCGACTGTGCCACCGGTTAGTAAAATGTGGGTTTCTGACTTATCGGCCAGAACTTTCTTGAGGTGAGCAACAAATTCGTTGGCAGCGCCTTTGGCAACGGCCGCCGAATCGGCAAATCGAGTTACCCTAACCATTCGCGTTTACCGACTTTACTTACCGGCGGTTTTAGGCAGACCTGAGGTTCGCTTGGTAACCTTCGGTCGAACCGCTTTTGCGTTGAATCGCTTGGTGATGACAACTCCGAACAGATCGTCTGGATCCAAGCGACGCATGTCCTCACTGAGGCAGTCGCGCAGAGATCTTCTCGGTAAGGCCACATCGCGGGTGGGTTGAGTCGGCTGAATGAGTGTGGCTACATCCGGTTGATTGCGAACAATTTCGATGTCGCCAGATTTACGGATAAGTCGAACCGCGTAAATGCCGTTGTCAGATTTGCCTCTCGGTGTTCGAATCTGTTTAACCTGCACCTTGAGCTTTAGTTCAAGCCATGCCGCCAACAAGTCTGTCGAGGGGGAGTCAATTGCTCCGGTAACCTCCGCCGCGATTATGGAATCGTAGGGCGGTTGGTCCAAGATTGTAGCCAGTTGCTGACGTAACAGAGTCAGCCTGGTCCAGGCGAAATCGCTATCACCGGGAGTGTAATGTTTCCCCAACTGGCATAGAAAAGCGAACGGATCTTTCTGATTAGCAGCGTCGGTAATTCGACGGGTCGCGATTCGACCTAGGGGCGATTTTGCCAAATGTTCGGGGGCGGCTCCTGGCCACCAGACCACTACCGGGGCATCAGGCAAAAGCAAACCGGTAACCAAACCTTCGGGGTCGCTGGCTGCCTCACCGTAAGCTCGCAAGATGATGACTTCGGAAGCCCCGGCATCACCTCCAACTCGAATTTGAGCATCGAGTCGGGCATCTTTTTTGCTCTTGGTGTTGTCATCAGCTAGAACAATAATTCGACACGGGTGTTCGCGTGACGCGTCATTGGCTGCTTGAATGGCGGTTTCAATCCCTTTGAAGTCAGTTTCAATAATCAAAGTTAGAACTCGACCGAGAGCAACAGCTCCGCCCTGTTCGCGCAATTGAATCAGCGACTTGGAAACTTTACTGACTGATGTGTTTGGAAGATCAATGATCACGGGATTCTCCACTCGCGGCCGTCTTGGGCAAGCATCTGATGTGCCGATTCTGGACCCCAGGTGCCGGGACGATACTGCTGCGGTGGCCCTTGCTTAGCCCAAAAATTTATAATCGGATCAAGAATTTTCCACGATAACTCAACTTCTTCGTGCCTTGGGAAAAGTGGCGGATCTCCCAATAGAACATCAAGGATCAAACGCTCGTAAGCCTCAGGACTTGCTTCAGTAAAGGCGTGTCCGTAGCCAAAGTCCATGGTCACATCGCGAATTTGCATTCCAACACCCGGCACCTTGGAACCAAATCTAATGGTTACACCCTCGTCTGGCTGAACTCGAATAACCAACGCATTTTGCCCCAGAGCGCTGGTCTGTTCTTCAGCGAAAAGTTGCTGTGGAGCACGTTTGAAAACGACTGCGATTTCGGTTACGCGACGCCCTAGACGCTTTCCGGCCCTCAAGTAGAAAGGAACACCGGCCCAGCGTCTGGTGTTGATGTCTAGGCGCATGGCAGCAAAAGTTTCTGAAACCGACTTGGGATTCATACCTTCTTCTTGCAAGAAGCCTTGAACTTTTTCGCCACCCTGCCAGCCGCTAGAGTACTGACCTCGAGCGGTGTACTTTCCTAGGTCTTTCGGTAACCGCACCGCAGACAGAACCTTTTCTTTTTCTGCTCTTAGGTCGGCTGCATCGAACGAAACCGGCTCTTCCATGGCGGTTAGCGCCAGCAACTGCAAAAGGTGATTCTGAATCACATCTCGGGCAGCACCAATACCGTCGTAGTAGCCGGCACGACCGCCAACACCGATATCTTCAGCCATGGTGATTTGCACGTGATCGATGTAGTTTGCGTTCCAGAGCGGCTCAAACAACTGGTTAGCGAAGCGCAGGGCCAGAATGTTCTGAACCGTTTCTTTACCCAAATAGTGGTCGATGCGGAAGACAGCGTCAGCAGGAAAAACCGACTCGACTACATCATTCAATTCGCGAGAAGACTGCAAATCGTGACCGAAAGGTTTCTCGATAACTACACGGCGAAACTGATCCTGTTTTGGTTCAGCCAGCGAGCTTCGCTTGAGCTGTTGACAAACCTGAGCAAACGATTTCGGTGGAATCGAAAGGTAGAAGGCGTGATTTCCGTTTGTTCCGCGATCTCTGTCTAATTCCTCGATTGTTGCTCGCAGGCGATCGAATGCCGCATCATCATCGAACTCACCTTGTACAAAGCGAATACCGGTAGATAACTGCTGCCAAACATCTTCAGACCATGGGGTGCGCGCGTACTGTTGAACTGCTTCCTTGACCACCTTGCTGAAATCTTGGTGCTCCCATTCGCGCCTGGCAAAACCAACCAACGCAAAACCTGGTGGAAGTAGACCACGATTGGCAAGATCATAAACGGCTGGCATTAGCTTCTTGCGAGATAGGTCTCCGGTCACACCGAAGATAATCAGTCCTGAAGGGCCGGCAATCCGATTAAGGCGTCGGTCTCCTGCATCCCTAAGGGGATTCAAGCCGGGGGCAATTTTGGCGGGTGACATTTGATCCTTAGATTACGGACTTCAGCATATCGATGGCTGCTTTAGCATCGGCCAGGGTGAGGGTGAGCACAGGAAGCGAGTGTGAGCCAAGCACCTTGGCGTCACCGGCTGCCTGCGAAGCAATTAGTTCGCCAAAGGTAAAGTCTCGTCCAGGTACAGCGATGTCTTGTTTTGCACTTGAAAGCAACTGCAAATAGACACCTTGCTTTGGTCCACCCTTGTGATATTGACCAGTAGAGTGCAGAAACCTAGGGCCCCAACCGAAAGTTACCGGACGCCGAGTGCGATTCGCGATGGCATCGCGCAATTCGGCTGCTTCAGGAACTGAAGTGCGGTCGAGATAGGCGTGAATCGAAACATAGCCCTCGTCATCATCGAGGGTGGATAGGAATGCCGCTACAGCCGCGGAAACCGAACTTACTCCGTCAAGAGACAGGGCAGTGGCCCGCACCTCGACACCGTTGTCGCTAAACAAGGCAGCAACTTGCTCATCTCTCGATTCGAGCATTCCACGGGCAGCAATTTTCGCCGATTCTACGTCTGGTTGATCAAATGGGTTGATCCCGATCAGTCGACTCGCTACAACAGTTGCATACTCCCAGAGCAAAAATTGAGCACCGAGTGAACCCGAGACAGCAACTGCATCTAGAGCCGGAACCTTGGCATCCTGTTGAACATAGACGGCGACCAAGTCGGCCAAGCCAGAGCTAAGTTCTGCGCTTTCTGGGGTAAGAACTAGCGGTAGAACACCTTTTCCTTGCTTTCCGGTTGACTCAGCAATTAGTTGTTCAGCCCAGTCACCAAAACCAACAATCTCGGTGCCATCGGCGACGATTCCAATCTTGTCGCGGTAACCCATCTCACCGGATGTGCGAGCGAGTGCAGCACCGAGAATTAGACCCGGATTTTGTTCCGTGTCAACAGCCAAAATCTTGGCTGCCGCTTGAGCGTCAGAAATTAATGATTTGATGTCGGCGCCGGCAAGACCGGATGGCACCAACCCAAATGCAGTGAGGGCACTGTAACGGCCACCAACGGTTGGATCGGCATTGAAGATACGATAGCCGTCGGCCTTTGCCGCCGCTTCCATTGGTGAGCCTGGATCGGTGACAACAACGATGCGGTCGACCTTGTCGATTCCGGCATCGGTGAATGCTTTTTCGAAAATGCGTTTCTGCGAATCTGTTTCAACAGTAGAACCAGATTTTGAAGAAACAATTACCGCGGTTTTGTTCAGGTCGCCGGCTAGTGCCGCCCCAATTTGGTCTGGATGGGTTGAATCAAGAACAACCAATTCAACATTCGCTGTTCTAGTGATTACCTCCGGCGCCAGCGAAGAGCCGCCCATACCGCACAAAACAAATCGATTGACGCCCTTGGCATTGAATTCTTTCTTCAGCTGAAGAATTGACTCAACCAGGTCATCGGCTACCACGGCAGAATCAACCCAGCCCAGACGAATCGATGACTCGGCCTCGGCCTCTTTGCCCCAAAGTGTGAAATCTTTAGCCGCAATTCGACTGGCAACTTTGTCGTTAACTAATTGACCAACCGTATTTGCGACTGCAGCTGCAGCAGTACCCGAGGCAATAACCTGCATTACTTGGCTCCTTCAAGCGCGGTAGATACGGTTTGAACCAATTCGTTCCACGAGACGATGAATTTGTCTACGCCCTCTTTTTCGAGCAGGTCAGTGGCCTGATCTAGAGAAACGCCAGCCGCGGCAACAGCGGCTAGGACTTCTCGAGCATTTTCGTAGTTATTGGTGATTGAAGCGTTTGGCACAACACCGTGGTCGAAAACGGCCTCCATTGTTTTTTCAGGCATGGTGTTAACCAGCTGGGGAGCAACCAATTCGGTGACGTATAGAGTGTCTGGCAGATTTGGGTCCTTCACACCAGTTGATGCCATCAACGGACGCTGCACATTGGCACCGGCAGCAGCCAATTCCGACCAGTCAGCAGAAGCAAACTCTTGCTCGAAGACTTCATAAGCCAACCTGGCATTGGCCAACGCGGCTTGGCTCTTCAACTCTGGATGGCCGACCGACTCGAGTTGCTTATCGATTTCTGTGTCAACGCGAGAAACGAAGAATGAAGCCACTGAGTGGATCTTGCTTAGGTCGAGGCCTTTTGCCTGAGCCTGTTTCACACCCTCGATGTAGGCCGCGATAACTTCGCGATATCTTGCCAGCGAGAAGATTAGGGTCACGTTGACGCTGATACCTTCCGCGATTACGGCGGTGATGGCGGCCAAGCCTTCTTTAGTGGCGGGAATCTTGATCATCACATTCTCGCGGTTTACCTTGGCAAACAATTCTTTAGCCTGCGCAATTGTGCCGGCAGCGTCAAAGGCCAAACCAGGTTCAACCTCGATAGATACGCGGCCGTCGAATCCAGCAGAAGAATGGTAAACGTCGGCAAAAATGTCGCAGGCATCAGCGACATCCTTGGTTGTAATCTCAAAAATAGCCTCTGTTGCTGAGGCACCGGCAGAAGCCAATTCGGCTACTTGAGCCTGATACCCCTCACCCTTAGCTAGGGCACCGGCAAAAATTGTTGGATTGGTGGTTACGCCCGAAACAGAGCGTGAAGCGATTAGATCTTTCAGGCCACCTGAGACGATGCGTGAGCGGGAAAGATCATCTAGCCAGATACTGACGCCGTTTTCGGCTAGCTGGGCAAGTGGGTTTGTCATGTTTTTCTCCAAGCTTTAGTTAGCCAACGCAGTTTTAGCTGCTGCGACGACGGCATCGGTTGTGATACCAAATTCACGGAATAGGGTTTTGTAGTCGGCTGAGGCACCAAAGTGCTCAATTGACACGCTTTGACCCTTGGCGCCGACATATTTCGACCAACCCAGAGCCAAACCGGCTTCAACCGATACTCTTGCGGCAACAGAGCTGGGCAGAACTGATT
Proteins encoded in this window:
- a CDS encoding glucose-6-phosphate isomerase, giving the protein MQVIASGTAAAAVANTVGQLVNDKVASRIAAKDFTLWGKEAEAESSIRLGWVDSAVVADDLVESILQLKKEFNAKGVNRFVLCGMGGSSLAPEVITRTANVELVVLDSTHPDQIGAALAGDLNKTAVIVSSKSGSTVETDSQKRIFEKAFTDAGIDKVDRIVVVTDPGSPMEAAAKADGYRIFNADPTVGGRYSALTAFGLVPSGLAGADIKSLISDAQAAAKILAVDTEQNPGLILGAALARTSGEMGYRDKIGIVADGTEIVGFGDWAEQLIAESTGKQGKGVLPLVLTPESAELSSGLADLVAVYVQQDAKVPALDAVAVSGSLGAQFLLWEYATVVASRLIGINPFDQPDVESAKIAARGMLESRDEQVAALFSDNGVEVRATALSLDGVSSVSAAVAAFLSTLDDDEGYVSIHAYLDRTSVPEAAELRDAIANRTRRPVTFGWGPRFLHSTGQYHKGGPKQGVYLQLLSSAKQDIAVPGRDFTFGELIASQAAGDAKVLGSHSLPVLTLTLADAKAAIDMLKSVI
- the tpiA gene encoding triose-phosphate isomerase is translated as MSNRLPLIAGNWKMNLDHQQAIALVQKLAWTLNDAGHDYKSVETAVFPPFTDLRSVQTLIDADKIEFSLGAQDLSKHESGAFTGEIAGSFLKKLDVKFVLVGHSERRSYHNENDEVVQAKTAAAFKHGLIPVICVGETLEELENEGAAAVPVRQTLAALANHAELGEFVIAYEPVWAIGTGKVATPEEAAQVCAKIREAIADAHSPEVAAATRILYGGSVKAANVAGFLKSTEVDGVLVGGASLDAEEFAGIVRFQKHISL
- the secG gene encoding preprotein translocase subunit SecG, producing the protein MAALQIALNIMLAITSLLLTLLILLHKGRGGGLSDMFGGGVTSSLQTSGVAERNLNRITIILGLIWVVVIIALGLFTRFNLAG
- a CDS encoding glucose-6-phosphate dehydrogenase assembly protein OpcA, whose product is MIIDLPNTSVSKVSKSLIQLREQGGAVALGRVLTLIIETDFKGIETAIQAANDASREHPCRIIVLADDNTKSKKDARLDAQIRVGGDAGASEVIILRAYGEAASDPEGLVTGLLLPDAPVVVWWPGAAPEHLAKSPLGRIATRRITDAANQKDPFAFLCQLGKHYTPGDSDFAWTRLTLLRQQLATILDQPPYDSIIAAEVTGAIDSPSTDLLAAWLELKLKVQVKQIRTPRGKSDNGIYAVRLIRKSGDIEIVRNQPDVATLIQPTQPTRDVALPRRSLRDCLSEDMRRLDPDDLFGVVITKRFNAKAVRPKVTKRTSGLPKTAGK
- the zwf gene encoding glucose-6-phosphate dehydrogenase; this encodes MSPAKIAPGLNPLRDAGDRRLNRIAGPSGLIIFGVTGDLSRKKLMPAVYDLANRGLLPPGFALVGFARREWEHQDFSKVVKEAVQQYARTPWSEDVWQQLSTGIRFVQGEFDDDAAFDRLRATIEELDRDRGTNGNHAFYLSIPPKSFAQVCQQLKRSSLAEPKQDQFRRVVIEKPFGHDLQSSRELNDVVESVFPADAVFRIDHYLGKETVQNILALRFANQLFEPLWNANYIDHVQITMAEDIGVGGRAGYYDGIGAARDVIQNHLLQLLALTAMEEPVSFDAADLRAEKEKVLSAVRLPKDLGKYTARGQYSSGWQGGEKVQGFLQEEGMNPKSVSETFAAMRLDINTRRWAGVPFYLRAGKRLGRRVTEIAVVFKRAPQQLFAEEQTSALGQNALVIRVQPDEGVTIRFGSKVPGVGMQIRDVTMDFGYGHAFTEASPEAYERLILDVLLGDPPLFPRHEEVELSWKILDPIINFWAKQGPPQQYRPGTWGPESAHQMLAQDGREWRIP
- a CDS encoding RNA polymerase-binding protein RbpA, which translates into the protein MSNGGSAIRGSRIGAGPMGETDRGFKADRVVISYYCANGHVQSPQFAANVDPAEIPEQLDCPNCGLPSGQDKENPPVIAKHEPYKTHLAYVKERRTQEEADQLLEEAVSAVRERRIRLAEAAKGK
- the tal gene encoding transaldolase, with protein sequence MTNPLAQLAENGVSIWLDDLSRSRIVSGGLKDLIASRSVSGVTTNPTIFAGALAKGEGYQAQVAELASAGASATEAIFEITTKDVADACDIFADVYHSSAGFDGRVSIEVEPGLAFDAAGTIAQAKELFAKVNRENVMIKIPATKEGLAAITAVIAEGISVNVTLIFSLARYREVIAAYIEGVKQAQAKGLDLSKIHSVASFFVSRVDTEIDKQLESVGHPELKSQAALANARLAYEVFEQEFASADWSELAAAGANVQRPLMASTGVKDPNLPDTLYVTELVAPQLVNTMPEKTMEAVFDHGVVPNASITNNYENAREVLAAVAAAGVSLDQATDLLEKEGVDKFIVSWNELVQTVSTALEGAK
- the pgl gene encoding 6-phosphogluconolactonase, yielding MVRVTRFADSAAVAKGAANEFVAHLKKVLADKSETHILLTGGTVGIATLAAIAETAEASSIDWQRVHFWWGDERFVDAASEDRNANQARKALLEKISLDPAKVHEFPAADNFSLAEALAKFSSHVEAVKPVFDLAFLGIGPDGHVASLFPEKPEIPAGEWVMAESNSPKPPPQRLSFTYEALNSAREIWFVVAGSDKAKAVEVAFSDQPERLPVGRVHGEDETRWFLDNAAASSVWSN